One Cucumis sativus cultivar 9930 chromosome 1, Cucumber_9930_V3, whole genome shotgun sequence DNA segment encodes these proteins:
- the LOC101216473 gene encoding SNF1-related protein kinase regulatory subunit beta-2 isoform X2 — translation MGNVNGREYVDESPSGSVEENEEEEEEIEEEEEEDGLIVHEGVPMPDGAPILCHSQGVCSKLMRGQSPPQSPTTTRSPLIFTPQVPLTPLRKADEMLIHTHSQMQSSLAYEDTCNEQSIPTMITWSYGGKEVTIEGSWDCWRTRMPLQRSGKDFTLMKVLPAGVYQYRFLVDGQWRYAPELPWAQDDAGNAYNVLDLQDNVPEDIESISSFEPPQSPDSSYDNLLLGSDDYAKEPPLVPPHLQRTLLNSPSTYMEIPTCLSRPQHVVLNHLYMQRGKGGPSVVALGTTHRFLSKYVTVVLYKSFQR, via the exons ATGGGAAACGTGAATGGGAGAGAGTATGTAGATGAGAGTCCATCTGGGTCtgtagaagaaaatgaagaagaagaagaagaaatagaagaagaagaagaagaagatggtttAATTGTGCATGAGGGCGTTCCCATGCCTGATGGGGCTCCTATTCTATGCCACTCGCAAGGTGTTTGTTCAAAGTTGATGCGCGGTCAGTCTCCTCCGCAAAGCCCCACGACCACTCGGTCGCCATTGATTTTCACTCCTCAA GTTCCACTCACTCCTCTACGAAAAGCAGATGAAATGCTCATACATACCCACTCTCAAATGCAAAGTTCCTTGGCTTATGAAGATACGTGCAATGAACAAAGCATTCCAACCATGATTACATGGAGTTATGGTGGCAAGGAAGTTACTATCGAGGGATCATGGGATTGTTGGAGAACaag AATGCCCTTGCAGAGATCAGGGAAAGACTTCACTTTAATGAAAGTGCTTCCTGCTGGCGTTTATCAATATAGGTTTCTTGTAGATGGACAATGGAGGTATGCTCCAGAGTTGCCTTGGGCACAAGACGACGCTGGCAATGCTTATAATGTTTTGGACTTGCAG GATAACGTGCCTGAAGATATTGAAAGCATCTCTAGCTTTGAACCTCCTCAGTCACCAGACTCAAGCTATGACAATCTACTACTTGGGTCTGATGACTATGCTAAAGAACCGCCATTGGTTCCCCCACACCTACAGAGGACACTGCTTAATTCACCGTCAACATACATGGAGATTCCAACCTGTCTGTCAAGGCCACAACATGTAGTGTTGAATCATCTATACATGCAGAGAGGGAAAGGTGGTCCATCAGTTGTGGCACTTGGTACAACACATCGGTTTCTATCCAAGTATGTAACTGTTGTGCTCTACAAATCTTTCCAGAGGTAA
- the LOC101215353 gene encoding WAT1-related protein At1g09380 isoform X1 has translation MAAAGDFLPPLVMLVVQFLYAGLNITSKLAMEFGMNPLVLVAYRQMFATIAIAPCAYWFERKGRPKITKPILFQILLCSLTGATANQVFYYVGLKYSTPTIACALTNVLPAATFVLAVLFRQESVGIKTSPGAAKVIGTVVCVGGAMLLSFYRGQTIELGKSGIHWKYAELMRGESSSNQGSSIWGSLCLIISSVAWAAWFVIQARVNEKFPAPYTSTALMTFMATIQCGAIAVGVEHKTLAAWSLKSSIRLVGALYAGVACSGMAFCLTSWSIQKRGPLYASVFSPFLLVIVAIFSWAFFQEKLYVGTVVGSLLIVVGLYSVLWGKTKEVKLQQHIEMTAAAEAKLDDYNNKEDLEEQSYVVSNANIPHK, from the exons ATGGCTGCTGCTGGTGATTTCTTGCCCCCTTTGGTTATGCTGGTTGTCCAATTCCTATATGCAGGTTTGAATATTACATCAAAGTTAGCCATGGAGTTTGGAATGAATCCATTGGTTCTAGTTGCTTACAGGCAGATGTTTGCTACCATAGCCATAGCTCCTTGTGCTTACTGGTTTGAGAG AAAAGGGAGACCCAAGATTACAAAGCCTATCCTGTTTCAGATTCTACTCTGTTCCTTAACTGG GGCAACAGCAAACCAAGTCTTTTACTACGTAGGGTTAAAATATTCAACCCCAACTATCGCATGCGCATTGACCAATGTTCTGCCTGCTGCAACTTTTGTCCTTGCTGTTCTTTTCAG ACAAGAATCTGTGGGGATCAAAACAAGTCCAGGTGCAGCTAAGGTGATCGGAACTGTCGTGTGTGTCGGAGGGGCGATGTTGCTGTCGTTTTACCGTGGGCAAACCATTGAGCTTGGTAAATCTGGGATACATTGGAAGTATGCCGAGTTAATGAGGGGGGAAAGTTCAAGCAACCAAGGCAGCAGCATCTGGGGCTCCCTCTGCTTGATCATAAGCTCTGTTGCTTGGGCGGCTTGGTTTGTTATTCAA GCAAGAGTGAACGAGAAGTTTCCAGCTCCCTACACGAGCACCGCTCTCATGACTTTCATGGCAACCATTCAGTGTGGAGCAATTGCCGTTGGAGTTGAGCATAAGACTCTTGCAGCTTGGTCATTGAAAAGTTCAATCAGGCTTGTTGGCGCTCTCTATGCG GGAGTCGCATGCTCTGGGATGGCATTTTGCTTAACCTCTTGGAGTATCCAAAAGAGAGGTCCTCTCTATGCTTCAGTTTTCAGCCCCTTCTTGCTCGTTATTGTGGCTATTTTCAGCTGGGccttttttcaagaaaaattataCGTCGGCAC TGTTGTAGGGTCATTGTTGATTGTTGTTGGGCTATATTCTGTCCTATGGGGAAAGACCAAAGAAGTGAAACTACAACAACATATTGAAATGACAGCGGCAGCAGAGGCAAAGCTAGATGACTATAATAACAAAGAAGACTTGGAAGAACAGTCCTATGTGGTTTCAAATGCCAATATTCCCCACAAGTAA
- the LOC101216473 gene encoding SNF1-related protein kinase regulatory subunit beta-2 isoform X1, which produces MGNVNGREYVDESPSGSVEENEEEEEEIEEEEEEDGLIVHEGVPMPDGAPILCHSQGVCSKLMRGQSPPQSPTTTRSPLIFTPQVPLTPLRKADEMLIHTHSQMQSSLAYEDTCNEQSIPTMITWSYGGKEVTIEGSWDCWRTRFSSLFAPSQKRSGKDFTLMKVLPAGVYQYRFLVDGQWRYAPELPWAQDDAGNAYNVLDLQDNVPEDIESISSFEPPQSPDSSYDNLLLGSDDYAKEPPLVPPHLQRTLLNSPSTYMEIPTCLSRPQHVVLNHLYMQRGKGGPSVVALGTTHRFLSKYVTVVLYKSFQR; this is translated from the exons ATGGGAAACGTGAATGGGAGAGAGTATGTAGATGAGAGTCCATCTGGGTCtgtagaagaaaatgaagaagaagaagaagaaatagaagaagaagaagaagaagatggtttAATTGTGCATGAGGGCGTTCCCATGCCTGATGGGGCTCCTATTCTATGCCACTCGCAAGGTGTTTGTTCAAAGTTGATGCGCGGTCAGTCTCCTCCGCAAAGCCCCACGACCACTCGGTCGCCATTGATTTTCACTCCTCAA GTTCCACTCACTCCTCTACGAAAAGCAGATGAAATGCTCATACATACCCACTCTCAAATGCAAAGTTCCTTGGCTTATGAAGATACGTGCAATGAACAAAGCATTCCAACCATGATTACATGGAGTTATGGTGGCAAGGAAGTTACTATCGAGGGATCATGGGATTGTTGGAGAACaaggttttcttctttatttgcACCATCCCAAAAA AGATCAGGGAAAGACTTCACTTTAATGAAAGTGCTTCCTGCTGGCGTTTATCAATATAGGTTTCTTGTAGATGGACAATGGAGGTATGCTCCAGAGTTGCCTTGGGCACAAGACGACGCTGGCAATGCTTATAATGTTTTGGACTTGCAG GATAACGTGCCTGAAGATATTGAAAGCATCTCTAGCTTTGAACCTCCTCAGTCACCAGACTCAAGCTATGACAATCTACTACTTGGGTCTGATGACTATGCTAAAGAACCGCCATTGGTTCCCCCACACCTACAGAGGACACTGCTTAATTCACCGTCAACATACATGGAGATTCCAACCTGTCTGTCAAGGCCACAACATGTAGTGTTGAATCATCTATACATGCAGAGAGGGAAAGGTGGTCCATCAGTTGTGGCACTTGGTACAACACATCGGTTTCTATCCAAGTATGTAACTGTTGTGCTCTACAAATCTTTCCAGAGGTAA
- the LOC101215353 gene encoding WAT1-related protein At1g09380 isoform X2, with product MDGLGRKRNQLLEVTKSGLNITSKLAMEFGMNPLVLVAYRQMFATIAIAPCAYWFERKGRPKITKPILFQILLCSLTGATANQVFYYVGLKYSTPTIACALTNVLPAATFVLAVLFRQESVGIKTSPGAAKVIGTVVCVGGAMLLSFYRGQTIELGKSGIHWKYAELMRGESSSNQGSSIWGSLCLIISSVAWAAWFVIQARVNEKFPAPYTSTALMTFMATIQCGAIAVGVEHKTLAAWSLKSSIRLVGALYAGVACSGMAFCLTSWSIQKRGPLYASVFSPFLLVIVAIFSWAFFQEKLYVGTVVGSLLIVVGLYSVLWGKTKEVKLQQHIEMTAAAEAKLDDYNNKEDLEEQSYVVSNANIPHK from the exons ATGGATGGGttagggagaaaaagaaatcagtTGCTTGAAGTTACAAAATCTG GTTTGAATATTACATCAAAGTTAGCCATGGAGTTTGGAATGAATCCATTGGTTCTAGTTGCTTACAGGCAGATGTTTGCTACCATAGCCATAGCTCCTTGTGCTTACTGGTTTGAGAG AAAAGGGAGACCCAAGATTACAAAGCCTATCCTGTTTCAGATTCTACTCTGTTCCTTAACTGG GGCAACAGCAAACCAAGTCTTTTACTACGTAGGGTTAAAATATTCAACCCCAACTATCGCATGCGCATTGACCAATGTTCTGCCTGCTGCAACTTTTGTCCTTGCTGTTCTTTTCAG ACAAGAATCTGTGGGGATCAAAACAAGTCCAGGTGCAGCTAAGGTGATCGGAACTGTCGTGTGTGTCGGAGGGGCGATGTTGCTGTCGTTTTACCGTGGGCAAACCATTGAGCTTGGTAAATCTGGGATACATTGGAAGTATGCCGAGTTAATGAGGGGGGAAAGTTCAAGCAACCAAGGCAGCAGCATCTGGGGCTCCCTCTGCTTGATCATAAGCTCTGTTGCTTGGGCGGCTTGGTTTGTTATTCAA GCAAGAGTGAACGAGAAGTTTCCAGCTCCCTACACGAGCACCGCTCTCATGACTTTCATGGCAACCATTCAGTGTGGAGCAATTGCCGTTGGAGTTGAGCATAAGACTCTTGCAGCTTGGTCATTGAAAAGTTCAATCAGGCTTGTTGGCGCTCTCTATGCG GGAGTCGCATGCTCTGGGATGGCATTTTGCTTAACCTCTTGGAGTATCCAAAAGAGAGGTCCTCTCTATGCTTCAGTTTTCAGCCCCTTCTTGCTCGTTATTGTGGCTATTTTCAGCTGGGccttttttcaagaaaaattataCGTCGGCAC TGTTGTAGGGTCATTGTTGATTGTTGTTGGGCTATATTCTGTCCTATGGGGAAAGACCAAAGAAGTGAAACTACAACAACATATTGAAATGACAGCGGCAGCAGAGGCAAAGCTAGATGACTATAATAACAAAGAAGACTTGGAAGAACAGTCCTATGTGGTTTCAAATGCCAATATTCCCCACAAGTAA